atttatttattattaacgttTTACTTTACaggaatttattcatttatttacaaattatgTATTACCTAATCTATTTCATTTATCACAAAGCTGCAATCGATATATGCAtcgtattatataaataaataattttctttcttcgttcgataaaacttcgtttatttttctttctaactTCTCTGCCGTTTGcaatttttactcgatatcAAACGAACCTTTCGCGATACTGTCAATTGATAACTAGGAAGTagaacgattaaaaaaaaaaaagcaacgaaagAAATCCGGTAGGAAGATGCGCGTAATCAAAAGTATTACGTACCTGTTTCATCGTAATGATAATTCAAGACTTAGTTCATCGTTGGattaatcataaaaaaatatctattccAATCAATGGCCTaccatataaatataaatgtcattattattatcattattatcctcaatattatcattattatcatcaatgttatcattattgttgtctCTTTTATCGTTAGTACATATCATGATATTTTCGTAATTACTATTAAACAAAGAAAGTTtttaaacaattaaaaaaaaaaaatatcgcaagcaacccaaaaacttcaaaatttgaaatgtaTATTCAACATCGTAAATGAGTAtgtatatcgttattataattacatatatacctacgtaccgcACACGTACTTTCTgtacacgtttttttttcactatccATTTATTACATTGGGATCTTACACCAGTTATTTGATTTCAATGAGTTCGTATAATATAACCACGCTTCGAACCACCGTGATGATATTTCTTTCcggaatgaatatttttttttcttccttctttttttttcagtacaaTTACATTACATacctacacgtgtataatatgtaaattttattcttcattacGACGCTATTGATTGTCTCTTTGTCAcgacgaatttattttatcgcgtaTTCGTTTatcctcatttctttttcttattttcttttgttgcCGTTAATCGATAATTTGTTAATTCTTTACATCGTCATTAGTTCGttatcaaatttaatttttttttttctctttgttcctagttaattaaattaatttctttataAGAATAATAACTCCTGCATTTGGGTTCCCGTTAGGGGAACCTTAGACATAGATACATGTATTTGGattaatttctcttttatgtatattatattatagatggataatttttttcacggtaaAGGCAGTAGACCGAAAAATGCCAATAATCCAAACACCAATGGAAAATACGGCCTCAGTAGGGAACCGCTGCCTTGAACTGCAACACCAaatcgtataaaaatttacgTGACTCATCCAATTTCATATGATAATTGAattccgttgaaaaatttgcttcgcgaaaaacgaaagaattcattgtgttttcgtttgtttgatctgatgtatttgtttttttttttttttcttgtccattgaaaattttcccctctttcagtTTTTGCGCGAACAAAGTGCCGCGAGTATTTCggaaattgattttctattAATAACGCGGGACGGCTCACGTAATATATGAGTGCAATTTATATATTAAATTCAAAGGTAAAACGTACACATCTATACATAACGTTTTTGTTGCAGCACGAAGCTATTCCTAGCCTTTTAGGAATATCGAAAATCAATGAGGCAGAGAATATTATAGCGCGAACGCCGCACGCTGCAAACTTTTGGAAACGATGCGAATACCGTACCGCCAATAATCCGTCGCGGACGATAATCTCCGAAAAATCTGTcgggaaattattatttttcctacCCTAGTtcggtgacaaaaaaaacaatttaataaacaaaaatcaacgaattctTCGTCTTACTCACAATGTGTATAACAACTTTCAAAGGGAGTATGATTTTTTAGTGAAATATTCCACTGCGAGTTATTGAtaagcggaagaaaaattgaaagacacaaaagaaaagaaaagatactCGTCACGAAGCttttaaaatattatttccaacGAACATGTGTACGGACGTCGTGCGCTTCGAatgaacgacgacgaggatgaaagagaaaaagaaaaaaaaaaaaaaaaagggaacgttCGCTGTGAATTTTGCTCTCAATATTGTAATCCGGAAGGCGATTTATATCGCGACTTAGCGTACGGAACAAAGCGAAAAATAACGCTTCATCGGCAGTGAGGACATCAgatgcgaaatgaaaaagcacatcgattaaataaaaaattaaacaatgaTTGTTTCGCGTAGattcggagatttttcgaagttttttttctatcgtccgAAGCATTCGGCTACAGATACGGAGTGTGCGCTACGAAATTTTCCGTAGAAATTGAAACTTTAATTAGCTCGTCCGTGATGCAGAGCTTTTACACGAGCCTTTCTATCTAGAGAAAATTCGAGCCATTTGTGCACGTAATGTAAGCGCAAATTCTATGCTCAAGGATTTCtagtgactttttttttttcgctacagCTTTTATCGCGTAGATCCTCGGTGATCGAGCTGTAATCATTTGGTACGAGCTTTTAATTAATTCTTAAATTAAATTTCGAGTAATCGGTGGAAATTCACGTCTATGTGGTACGTCCGTGTACGCGTAGGTATTTCAACCACCGCTGTGTTTTGGGTATAGCATCGAGTCTGCGTATCCCGCGTAATCAAAGAACAATTACAgagttaaaaattaaaaggaaaataaactGCTCGGGAAAGTTGGGGGAAAAAGCTTCGCGCCACGTTGCTGCAACGTTTGTCATAAATTACGGACATCTGCCGCGAAAAAACGAACTCATTCCGTGATGCACCACATGTCACGCGAGCCCAAAGTATTCAAAATGTAAAATAGAActcgaagaaagagaagaaaataggaTGGACACCGAGAAaaacacgaaataaaaatattatcaatttttgaacagAGGAGATCCCGTTTCTACTTTACCATATAATTTCGGCGCGCCATATGTGCAGGCtatgcgaaaaatgaaatgaaattttttttttaattctcgttATAACGTGAACCCAGAATAATTCTGAAacggttttggttttttttttttttttcgagagtcGAGTCCCCGCAGACAACTTCGTGATTTTACCGAAGTATACGTCGTACgctacacgtgtacatatatatttatatagatgtatgtgagcaatacatataatatacgtatactgagTACACCATGGAGATTCAGCCGACACGGTTTTGAAGCTGTTTTACCTACCTGCAGTGCTCTTTCtctgaataaatttaaacgaaatgtcatgaataaattttcaacgtgaaCTACTGGAATCTCTTGATTCTGATTAAGTCATAaaccacgtatgtatacgtgtatcataTTACGGAGAATTCATgcggttttgattttttatctcttccaTGTTTTACCTTATACTTTCTCTTTGCCTTTTTCAGTCGTGAAAGAGCGCGGATCGTACGAAAAGATCTCGCGGTGAAAGAGACCGAAATAAGGGCAAAGAAAACTGGCAAAGAATTCCGCCAGACGTTCGTCAAATTTAAGACCGATCGAAAATTCACATAAACGAGGCcacgaacgcatctctgaaatctCGTAGCCGAGTAACACGGATTATACGGAAAGCGCGTCAGCGGTAGCGTTGTCTGAAAAGCGAGCGATTCGTTCGGAAAAAAGTAGTCGGCGCGAATTCCGTCtctgcgaaatttttttcacccggtcAGAGACAGTTCGGAACCACGAAATATAGTGGAAGTGGAAAATAACGAGTTGCGAATTCCGTATCTGCGCTGCGATCGATTTCGCGCGAACGCAACTTCGGTCCGAACCAAACTTCCTCCTCCGAAAATCATGGACACGAATAAACGACGATTCGGCGCACGCGTAACGGAAGAATaatttcgtcgaaaattttcgaaaacaggGATGCGAgcaaatggaattttttctctcttccaactTACCGTAAACTTGCGTCTCCCGTTGGTCTATGAGCGGTTCGCTGACGGGACGACTGGATTGCACCGTCGCCTCGCACCTTTACGAACGATCGGTCGGGGTGCCAGAACAAAGAGTCGTAAAGGTAATAAAACGgcgacgtgaaattttcgaaccgcTCGATAAATCGAAGCTAAAATTCTCACCTGACGTTTATTTTGCCATCGGTGAGATGATGGGGACCAACTTCTAACCGAAGTCCCGAAACCGACGACACCAAACCGTGCTGTTGTATCATCGCTTCGTAATCGGGATGCACCTGAATTCATGGggaaagagacaaaaaaaaatttgtttcagaaaatattcgaagaattttatttcgatgcaTCGATACACGAATTCGACGCACGGTATTTTTGACCATGAACGTTTGTgagatgatcgaaaaattgacgaaaaaatactCTAGGAGACCAAAAGCTGGTTGGGACCggtctacgtatacatatagtaataACTAGCTGcctaattttcatcgaaaacgTTAACAGCTCCGCTGCAACGTTCAGGAAATTAATGTTTTCCTCATTTCCATCTAACTTCCGGTTTTTCAGTTGCTCTCGTGCCCTAATCGAAATCAACTTCACGTTTATATTTCAAGCCCGGTATACACGGTATGCTGGGAGCTCAACTCGTTCCCGATCATTCGAAACGACAACTAGCGTTGATTTGATTATCCCGATAATCGAGAGAgagcggagaagaaaaaaaaaaaaaagaaacaaaattacaaattgacaaaaaataaaaagaaaatccaacTCTCGTCTGGTTCCACTATCTCTGCGGATTACTTCAAAGCTCCCCATGCAATATCGCAATTACTGCACTGGGCCGATCGTTGTACGTGTAATTAGTAGATGATTAAAATACCTAATACTACGaatgtgaaattattatttttttatttatttattttttttttcaaacacctcAATAATCTCACAATCCGACGTATCATTGTGCTGATAATTATCGTTACTGCTTATGGAATTTCGTTCGGATAGGTGATGAGAAACGTGCATTATACATTAACGATGACTGATACATGATAATTATCTCGTGCGCGACGTTAACGAGAGTATTTTAATCCCGCAAAGCGACGAGCTTTCGTGACAATCGAAGAGGGAGAGATAGGGGCGGATAGAATTTCATTGCAGTCGGTATGCGGGTACGgaattgagagagaaaaatgaaagaagaaaaaaaaaaagggaaaaagggtcGGTTGGGTCGTTGGAGTTAAAGCCGGTTCTGCAGGTATTCCATACGTAACGCGGTGGAGCAATTAGCGAAAGATTATGAGACACATAATAATCTTTCGGCTGCCGGGTTCGCGTTGCAACAAGTGAGCGAATAAACGGGACGCCGGATtcatcggttttttctttttcgtaacttttcttttttttttctttccaccctCTTTTCGAATgactttgttttattattccatttttccggGCAGTCAATTCCTCGTCGCAAATCACGGCTAATTTTTTCgatgattggaaaaaataaaaaagtcagAGTAATTTCGGTCGAATTTTGAAGTCGTCCGGATCGGCAAAGAGAGCGGAAtcaaatgaagagaaaaaaaagagagaattatTTTTGCTTTCGTTCGTCAGGAACTTCATGCAACGAAGATGGAGATGTGCGACGCGCCGGCCCGATTGAGCAATATTTGTGGGAAATTTGGCGTAAAAatagttgagaaaatttcgcaTTAAGAGGAGGGAGTTTCTAGGGGACATCCGATGTACGGTGCAAAACTTCGACGTTAAATTTGCCAAAGTTTCCAGCGGGAACTTAAAACCGttcgacgtatacgtacaacataAAACCAAAAAGTCGAAGACCTTTTGGATGAGGCAGCGCGGTAGTGGTTTGTATTTAAATCTCATCCACTATTGAATACTTCGGATTTATTATCATACAGCCTGAAAACTCGTCGGAGGATTATCGAAGATCAAAACTTCAGCCAACTTCATATCAATTATCAACCGAAGATTATGGTGAAAGTTGAAGATGCACGCGCTCTCAAGAATCGAAAATAAGTTATAGGCTGTATcatagaaattcaaaattcggaaaagaaagaagagaaaaaaaacgcataACGAACCATTGGTTCTATCCccgacgattttttctttttaagatacttttttattttatctgccCGAAGATGGAAGAAGAGATCAGACGTCCGAGTaggtatacttgtatatatacctgcgggTTATTCACGACTTTCTTTCCAGTTTTTCCCCCGAtactctatttttattttttcattttactttattccttcttgtttttttttcaaaccttatcgaaccctcccccccccccgtcgttTCATATACCTGAAAAAGATTTCCTCGAAGCAGGCGACTATCCGTCAAGCCACTTATTTCGATTTCTTTGACCGTATCGACGTGACTCGAGATTGGTCAGTCCATCTCGCGACGTTGGGAAAATTGTTTGAACTTTTGGAAAATGGGTTCTGTCCCTCATCGACCGTTCGCCTCCCGCCTCTCTTTCCATATTCCCTGAATACATTCTGACTCCTTATATCTtttttacatatgtatgtgtgacGTATGTAATGATAAATCCGTAAGAAGGAACCACGGCGCGaatcaaaagaaatatttcgccCCAATTTACCCGGCTgaaatatcatcattatcgttgttaaaacaagcgtttttttttttttttgttttttttttcgtttccactCCCTTTTATCccgcttatttttttattcccctaAAATACTCGGGCATCTTTTATAGTCTTCGGGGTGAGCGAGCTTATGGAATCTGTGCGGAAAGATCCAGGGATCAAGGATCATCATTTTTACTCCTGCGGTTGTTGCTGATCCTGCAACACCttatatatacagggtgtaCAGCGAAAGGGTTATTTTCGCTTTACAGCAActgttttcatttatattatatacttctAATATCGTATCCATGTACAGCAGGTatatccgtacgtatatatttttcaggtTGGCGTGCCAGTTTGATATTAGAATCACCGGGGGTTGCGGTTCATAACCAACCTCCTTTATTCAACGATCGCACATATATCGACGTCcatgataaaattatacagctctaatatctatgtatgtgtatatttatgtattttctaCGTTACCGAGTCACTCTGCACTCGAGTTACGTACACATGTAGTACATCGCGTACACCCATTTACGATAACATAATTTCATCGGTGATAATGAAATATCGAAAGGAAATTCTACGATCCCCAATAATACCTATTTTACAAACTAAACGTTCGCGTAGCGAAACATTCGATTAATTTGTATACAACCGATCACTTATCGTTAAACTTTTGTATCCGTTACATTAACTGATTCTCTTTCCACAAACAATGCCCGGGAGGAGAAAATTTGCTTGCACGTTACCCCTGGAGAGCCGGTATGGATATTACACTCGATAGAATAACGAACGGTGAAACGACgaccgaacgaatgaaaaataaaaaaacgtttcACCGGTTTTCGACATTCGCCGCACAATTTCATACGACATAGAAAATTTACTTCCGTTTAATTTCTCCTCGACGTCGCGCGTACCGGTGTACAATAATTAGAAACCAACAGTCCAATTACCACTGTAACCGGGTCTAATTAATCAACGGATGAATCGAGCCGCaaaaagtgaaggaaaaaggcgaaatggaaaaaaaaaaaacagcttcGTTTGAAAAAGAGCGGTCGAGCAGGAAGgagattgagagaaaaaagacgcGGGAGACTTACGAAGAAATTGCGGGGGCGTTGGGGGctaaagggggggggggggggggggggggcgagaggGCAGCTGCGAGGAGTaaggggatttgaaaattctccgctGCAAATCCGAGTTTAATAAGACGCAACGTCGTCAGAATATTTAATAATCTCACAGCAATCAGTTGGAGTCGTCGCCGTAGTCGTTTGGTACGGGGAGCTGAGTAGcaacatacatacacacgtataatgtatatatatatatatacatatgtataactcgGGCGTTCGCGAATCACGTTGACGAGTGACTCTTTTCAGATCGTTTAAGGATTTACTAACTGACGCCCCCGTCGTCGTCATTAGGCACGAGGGAGTCACGTGTATGAGTCGTTCGCGCGAGGGTGTTCGCGTACACAtaagtatacacgtacattatgtatatgtaacaaCATGCagacgcacgcacgcacacaaaCCGAGTTTCACGCACACGGGAGAGGGTGCGAAGCGTcgacggggggaggggggggggggcgtagGCGAAAGTTCTGGACTTGCAAGTGCCGTGAGAAAAGGTGGTTGATGAACCAAAGCTCAGTTCCAATTagcgagggtgaaaaaatacgGCAGGTAGACAGTTTAATTTATGCGGAAAATCTGGTCTCACGATTCTTACGCATCCCATCGGCTTATACGTTTTTCCCATATCCTATCTCGTTATTACACGGGATTCCCCATAACCCGATAACGCGAACCCCTGTCCCCCGTCATAATTCCAGAGTCTTTGATCTCGAGTTGGTATGCTAGTAACAAAAAAAGGGGGTGGAAATTTCATACTATTTGcacgcgtataatatacccaCAGATATTTCACATTGCCAGAGTTACGTACTTGCAACGGGATTAGTTCAATTGCCTAATTTccttaaaattttgaataattaaccaACGCTGATTGTAATTGATTCAACAAATTGATTAATGTACAGAGTGAAAGGGGAACCGAGGTTAGACGAAAGAATTTCATATCGAGGGAGAGCAGAGGATCCAAGGATAATGAGAATCAACAATTTACAGACATCAAGGGATGTGTATGTAACGGCGAAGAAGATGTTGCCGATCATTATCGTATCCGAAATGTAATTCGGTAcggaaaaatacatttttggttttatgaaatttctctccctttttacCCTCCGACAGTCCAGAAACGAGGGCCTATCTAAGCCTCGTTAAATTCAACGGAAAAAATACAACCAACGAAAGCGAATTGTAAGACAAGAATTGTTTTCAACGAAAGTAACGAGACCGAAAAAcggaatcagaaaaaaattcaagagcggcgtttgatgaaaatcgggAGAAACGAGCGTGGGTGAATgtatggaggaaaaaaaaaaaaaaaaaaaaaagaaaggaacgaACGAAGTCGTCATAAACTCGCACGTTGCGGGTAGAAATGTGCTGAATAATAACAGTTAATTTTAATCTCAAGGATTACGCTTGTACATATTTACCGCTATCTCCATCATGTGTTTTGAGAATAACgcgaaatatatgaaaaaaaaaaaaaaaattatcacggaAAGTTGggcaaaattttcttctttactttttttttttttaaattatatcatAATCGTGACGTATAATATGACGTGAGATATTCGTTCATTCCGAGCGTAAAATTCCAAGTTATATTGGACATCAATTTTCGATACGTATGCTACGGTGTATAATGAATATAAGGGGATGTAAATTGCACAGATTCTGtcatcttctttcttcttttttcacaaaaaaaaaattgagataaaaataatgataatcttCTGCTGAGATTGCAATTAAAGAATACCGAATGCGGCTGTAcattaaaattattcggaCGAGAGATCTATGTTTCATCGGTGTGGCCTAGTTTTCCCAGATATTTTTCGGCCACCATCGTAAGTCCAGACACACGATGATCACCGATACCTGTCGGGTATGTACAACAATAAGTGTATACGTGCATCTGTTATTATCGGAATATCTGTGCGGACGGGTACCGGAATTAAAAATTGCGGGATCATCCTACGTCCGGGGAATGGccgatgggagaaaaaatttcccttGTTCTTTACtccggtttttcatttttttttttttttatttcccccgtTCCCACTGCGTTTCCGtccgattttttctcctccgtgCATAATAATTCGCCGATATCGCCCAAATTATCCtctttcctccttctttttcttttttatttctttttttttttttcatttttttttccaacgcggAGGTGAAACTCTGAACGCATCTGGAAAAATGACGGCGAGAAAATCTCCAGGCACAGCGAATTTAGGTATCCCATGACCGTAAAAGcatataatgaaaaagaataacgaAGGAGATGAAAAGCTGAAAAGCAGGGAGGGTAGGGAGGATTTCTTCTTACGTAAGATCTATTTTATCGTAAGTgtgcagcaggagcagcaccCCTTGATACCCTACGGGCTCAACCGatgttcgatcaattttatcgacaGGTTCGAACACCGTCGTAGGAAGCCCGTCCTGAcccaatattttttctaaacgCCGACAAGAAagacatgaaaaaatataacggaCCAAAAGAAAATATGCGCCCGAGTTACCCCGTACAATCTTAGAAaccgaaataaaattggaaaaacaaataaaatcgaagaaaatctgaaattGTCCTGGATAAttgattatttcttcttcttcttctttttctttttttttcttctcattaccTGTACGCCGTTGATGAACCATTTCAGACGCGCCGGTGGAAAAGATTTGCCGCTCGTGCAATTCAGAGCCAAAACGTCACCGCTGGCGTAAATCTTTTCTTCCCCGGTTATCAGAGGTCCGTCTTGCGGTAAGGCTGAAAGAGAcgagtaagagaaaaattagaaagaaaagaaacgatgtaagaattatttattttcgggaAACGAAAGTCGATACAcggttttgatttttctctcatttttaccAACGTTGTTTTGCTCGGGCGTATCGTATTTCGTATCGAGACAGTCATTGAAATATACGCGGCATATATTTAATTGGAGTACCGAATCATATCGATTATattcttcgaaaatttggGCGACGAATGCGAATAGAGTGTAATGTTCCATCGTTGGCGTTCTCCTAATTTTTAAGAACAATGTACGAGCGGAAAAAGTGcggcaaatatttttattcatcggtTGTATAACTTTACGTATAGTTgtaagaattgagaaaaaaaaaaaaaagaaaaaaattgcgcgtATATAACGTGGACGAAAGGTGTTTTTCaagaatgggggaaaaaaaaaactattcagaaaaaacggagaatatataaaaaaaaaaaaaagaaaaaaagaataagaaggaaacttttcttctcgttctttgCCACCGTGTTATATAAcattatattgtacgtactcGCTCCGCTATTGTACGCGAAGAaaatgttgttgtttttttttttgttttctttatttcctgtCGCAGAAGTCGCGGATTCGCAGGTAAggcttctttttatttattcacttaatttatttctcatttttattttttactcacctagccgcgtgtatatatacatatatatacatgtccCTCACTTTTCCTCGTTACACAGCGActcgaggaaagagaaaagtgcGTACACACTTTTTAAAGTAACATAAACCGTGCCTGACTCTCGACCGTCGAGAAGTTCCGCCCCCCCTTGTTTAACTCGGAATTTTGAAGGGAACTTTTTTCCacttccttttcgtttctcgttatTAGCCTTTGTTTCGCAAGTTATTCTCGTTAGAGCCAAAGCTCGGATCCTCTCCCGCTACCCGCTGACTGTCGACGGGGCGGGGGATTCGAACGGAGTGATAATGCAAAAGCAAATCATCTGGTTTCCGTATACTCACATATCACTTCCATGTGAGCTTCGCCGTGTGCCGAAGGAAAACTTGGAGCTTCCGCGCTCACTTCGCATCGGTAAAGACCGCTCGTACGGAGACCGACGTGTTTCAAAAAAACTTGCTGACTGTCCGACATGTGagactggaagaaaaaaaaaaaaaattgatcaccaATCACCCCTTCcgctttttttcgaatttaccgTTCGACGAGGttcgcttattgttagttttcgGGGGAATTCGGGacaacgaaattaaaatttctccaAAGAATTTCACGTGCGATTTTTCTCTGTGCCCGTAAATCCAGCTCGTCGCAAAACATGGGTGCATAGGCGGGGTGGAACAGGCGGGTCTgagaaaacaggaaaaaaactgATCGCGTGTACTCCCCGGAACTtagtagaaataataataataataataataataaatcgcaATAATGATAAGCAGCCGGGGTTTAATTatacaaaataatttcattttactcgTGCGCTCGAGTGTTCGGtgcagaaaaacgacatcaaAGTTACCGGTTATTATATCCCATGCAAACCCCGACCTTCCCTACTCCCCTGTACAacatagaatatttttcactctcccAACTGAAGTGGCAATTGAAAAGACAAGCAcgatcgaatcttttttttctttttttttttttccactacctcattttcagtttcattCAGTTCATTTTTGTAAAGTCTAACTGGGGGTCGTATAAAACACCGTGATTCGACGCACTTCCAAGTCACATACACAACTTTTAAAACGTACGATGCCGGATGCTTTCCACGTTCGAATTAGTCgcgtgcttttttttccttatttttatccTCCGGCTACTTTTCCGCACAGAGTGGGGGTGCGCGCGTGTACTCGTGAGTGATCTGTACCCCACGGGGactcgatcgttcgaaaaatgaacgatcgAATTCAAATCGTTCGGATGTGAGTTGTAGcgttttgtagaaaaaaaaaaaaaaaaaaaaacaaaatggtgTGACATTTGtcttagaattttttcattgaactttttcgataagtttggtttggtttttttttttttttcgaaaaattttctcgcgcCAGTCAATGCGTTGTGTACATCGTAGACGCTCTGCGTAATCGAAAACATGtattatgaatattaaaaatcgagttaatttaatacaaaaaaaaaaaaatatatacagaggtgcttttcaattttctgcaATCACGGGACGTTCACTCGGTGGGAATTAGACGGCTTGTTAAACCA
This region of Athalia rosae chromosome 7, iyAthRosa1.1, whole genome shotgun sequence genomic DNA includes:
- the LOC105686939 gene encoding uncharacterized protein LOC105686939 → MTRLRAEDRGEKDDTDVGLVKPRLPPPGFACLIFAATIAIDFSSPLKQPLGLGIFAHDANGSPCCRASHDSREEILADFQKNVDPKKPRISQQAGGVKLLRINVPPYTLQGDSALLQCRYDLGPGKLYSVTWYKDHEEFYRYVPRANPSQHSYQVEGVKVDSHMSDSQQVFLKHVGLRTSGLYRCEVSAEAPSFPSAHGEAHMEVISLPQDGPLITGEEKIYASGDVLALNCTSGKSFPPARLKWFINGVQVHPDYEAMIQQHGLVSSVSGLRLEVGPHHLTDGKINVRCEATVQSSRPVSEPLIDQRETQVYVQGSGSLLRPYFPLVFGLLAFFGLLPLP